A segment of the Brienomyrus brachyistius isolate T26 chromosome 4, BBRACH_0.4, whole genome shotgun sequence genome:
TCGATATCATTCAGATTACGTTTAGAAAAAAACCATGTAGTCTATGTAAAAAGCCAGTAACTATAACATAACTGTGCTGTGATTCACACACACCCGGCGCTGGTAAGGGCAGCATTACCTGTCCATTGCCCTTTCCACGTGTGCATGTGAGACTTGGTGGATTTCATCCACGGGAAAGGGAGCTGGTACTGACTCCGGTCGCTGACCATCACCAGGTCAGCTGGGCTTCCGTAACCCACCCCGGACTGATGCGGGTGCTGAGGCAGCTGCGTGGGGAGTAGGTGCGCGTGGGACACGGACACTCCGGGATCTTCCCGCATGAGCGGCATGTCGTATGAGGCTGTGTCAGAAAGGCATGGCGGGTCCAGGGACCCCAGCGAGGGCGCGTGGCACACGGGGGTCTGTCTGCCCATATAAAGACACGGCGGAGGACTCTGGCTGTAATCGTCGTCAGCAGGTGCCTGGTAGGTATACGGCTCCTTAAACATCTGCGCAGGGGCGTAGAAGTGCTCCTCTCGGTTCATGGCTGCTGGTGACCCGGCGAATGTAGCGCAGCTGCTCATGTGCCGGCTGTAAGCGGCACACTCCCAACCTGCCCGTGGGACCTCCGCCCGGCGCCACGGCAGGTTCTCATAGGTGTGTCTGTCGCCATGTGACCCGGCTGCACCCACGCAGCGCTCGTCCTGTTTATACAACGTGGGAAAATGTGCTTTACTTGTCACTCCCCTTGTTTTTCCACGGTCGCGCAATAATTGAACAAAACCGACCAAACGTCAATCAATTCCCTAGGCAAACATCACTGTTTGCTGTGGGGGGAACGAGATACACCTGTGGCCGGCTTTAATGGAGCCTGGGGCAGGTGAGCGGGGGAATCTGCAGCTACTTATCTTCACGGATGGAGTCCCGCTGCTGTCGAGGCACTAATAAATTAACCCGATGCCCTGAAGAGAAGCGTGGAGTCGCAGCTTTACGAGGGGGGATCCTACAAGACATTGCATTCAATCTTCAGCCTGCATTTAAACGTCGTACCGCTATGGCACCATCGGGTGGGGACTCACAGGCCTCGGCAGAACGCACGCATTGAGGTCGCTGTGTTGGATGTGGAGACAGGTGTTGTCCTGGAGACCCGGGAGTATCTGAATCTCTGATCCGAGTGGGATCAAAGATCAAGTCAGCGATAGCTACCCCGCTGACGTTTGCACAGCTCTTTTGGAGTAATTGTACATTTTTGAAATTTGCACCCATTAAAATGGCTCATTTAACTCCATTTAACAAATCTGCTTAAATGACAGTGACACACATGGAAGTGTTTTTCTCCAGGAGCGTTAAAATGTTAAAAGAAACTACTTATGTAACTAATAATAAATCATACGTGTAAATTAGCACAATCTATAGTAGG
Coding sequences within it:
- the pdx1 gene encoding pancreas/duodenum homeobox protein 1 codes for the protein MSSCATFAGSPAAMNREEHFYAPAQMFKEPYTYQAPADDDYSQSPPPCLYMGRQTPVCHAPSLGSLDPPCLSDTASYDMPLMREDPGVSVSHAHLLPTQLPQHPHQSGVGYGSPADLVMVSDRSQYQLPFPWMKSTKSHMHTWKGQWTGHCMAELEDSKRTRTAYTRAQLLELEKEFLFNRYISRPRRVELALLLNLTERHIKIWFQNRRMKWKKEEDRKRVRPGQPEQDCAVSSGGPSGGLTEEPSCALKLLPRDTLTPGSPEQIRPPLPVSGSPPLCR